From the genome of Marinobacter sp. F4206:
CATCCAGGAAATCACGTCCCAGACCTCGTCCGGTACCAACGCGACCGCGAAGTCGATCGGTAACCTGGCGGAAATGGCGTCCGAACTGCGGTCCTCTGTTGCCGGCTTCACCCTGCCGGAAGAAGACGCAGCCGAGCAGGAAGAAGAGGAAGACACCGACGTTCCGGTGGTGGGCTGATCTTCGGTCCAGGGCAGTTGACGGTTTATGGCGCACATGCATAACAACCTGTCACCCGCCGAAGGCATCTGGTCACTGCGCCGACTCCCCGATATGGACGAGGCGCAGTTCAACCAGTGGCAGACCCTGCTGGAGCACCGTACCGGCATAACGCTGTCGGCTGAGCGGCGCTCGTTTCTGGAGACCAATCTCGGGATCCGGATGCGGGAAATCGGCTGCAGCAGCTATCAGGCCTACTACGAGCAAATCGTGTCCGGGCCGGATGCGATCAGGGAGTGGTCAACACTGGTGGACCGGCTGACGGTCCAGGAAACCCGGTTCTTCCGGGATCCGGATGCTTTTCGCCTGGTGGCGGATTATGTGCTGACGAGGCCAAGGGAGCAGCTACGAAAACGCCCCCTGGAAGCTTGGAGTGTCGGGTGTTCAAGCGGCGAAGAGCCTTACACCCTCGCCATGGTGCTGAATGAATGCATGAGCCAGCTGGACCTACAGCCGCTGTTCGGCATTACCGGCTCCGATATCAGCAAGCCCGCAATCGAAAAGGCCCATAACGGCCAGTTCAATCCCCGCAAACTCATGGGGATGGACGAAGAACTTAAGTCCCGGTATTTCCGCCCGGCCGAGCGGAATACCGTAGAAATAGTGAACAGCATCCGGGACAGGGTGTGCTTTACCAGACTGAACGTACTGGATCTCGATAAGGCACCCATGCACGGGATGAACATTATCTTCTGCCAGAATCTGCTGATCTATTTCCGTCGCTGGCGCCGGCGGGAAATTGTCAAGCGACTTGCAGAGCGGCTGGCGCCCGGGGGGTTGCTGGTGCTGGGCCAGGGAGAGCTGACCGACTGGCAGCCTCCAGGCCTGCAGAGGGTACCCTCGGAACATGTGCTGGCGTGGATCAAACGCCAGACTGACGAAGAATAACCGGAGTGGTTATGGGCAATCACCATGACAGCATCGCCCTCGACTGGGTTCGGGGCGAGATACAGGACACGCTGACCCAGGGTCAGCATGCACTGGAAGCGTATGTCGACAACCGCGACGACACTGCGCGCCTGCGCTTCTGCCTGAATTATCTCCATCAGGTGCACGGCACCCTGCAGATGGTTGAGCTTTACGGTGCGGCACTGCTGACCGAAGAGATGGAGAAGCTCACCCAGGCGGTTCTGAACGACACCGTTGCTAATGTCGACGAGGCCGTCGAAGTCCTGATGCAGGCGATCCTGCAGCTGCCCCAGTATCTGGAACACCTGGCCAGCAGCCAGGATGATTTCCCGATGGTCCTGCTGCCGCTGCTGAACGATCTGCGTGCCGCTCGTGGCGAAGCCCTGCTGTCCGACACATCCCTGTTCAAGCCGGATCTGAGCCGGTCCCGGATGCAGGTCAGTGGCAAGACGTCCCAACGCCTGCAGGACCCCAAGGTACTCGGCCATATCCGTAAACTGCGCCAGATGTATCAGTTTGCCCTCGCTGGCGTCGTGCGCGAGGAGGATCTGGACGCCCACTTCGACTACATGCAGAAGGTCATTCTGCGTCTTACCCGCCTGTGCCAGAAAACACCGCGCGGCGAACTCTGGAAAGCTGCCAGCGCCTTTGTCGAAACCCTTCAGGCCCACGTTAATCCGGTCAACGCGGCGGTAAAGTCCCTCTTGCGTGAACTGGACAGCGAGATTCGCCGGCTGACCGACGAACACGCCGACATCCTCCAGCAGCCGGCTCCGGAAGCCCTGTTCAAGCACCTGCTCTATTACGTTGCCCGGGCTCGCGACCTCGACACGCCCCAGGTCAGCGCCCTGAGAAACGAATACCAGCTGGAGCAGGCACTGCCATCGGAAGACGATGTCGATGCCGCCCGTACCCGGGTCTCCGGCCCGGGCCGCGAGGCCATTCATTCCGTGGTCAGCGCCCTCAACGAGGAACTGGCCAAACTGAAGGACCAGCTTGATCTGTTCGTTCGGGCCGAACTTCGCCAGAACGGCGAGCTGGAAGAACTGCTGCCAGGCCTGCGTCAGGTTGCCAACACCCTGGCGGTTCTGGGCTTGGGCATTCCCCGTAAGGTAGTCACCGAACAAATCGAGCTGGTGGAGAAACTGAGTAGCCAGAGCGACCTGGTTGACGACGGCACCATGATGGATATCGCCGGCGCCCTGCTCTATGTCGAAGCCAGCCTGGCCGGGCTCGACAGCGATGGCCAACGGGAGCCCGAGGCCGAATCCGATGGGCCGGTCAACCTGGGCTCACGGGAGCTGGGTGAAGCCAGCGGTGCCCTGTTGCGGGAATCCAGAAATACCCTCGAGCAGGTTAAAACTGCCATCGTGAATTTCATTGCATCGCAGTGGGATACCCGTGAAATCGAACACGTACCGGGTCTGCTGCATAGCATTCGCGGCGGGCTGGGCCTGATTCCCCTGGACCGCGTTGCCGACATGCTGGCCTCGGCCGAGCGGTACATTACCGACGTCCTGCTCGGTGGCAAGCAGGTTCCCGACTGGAAGCAGCTCGATACCCTGGCCGACGCCGTTACCAGTATCGAGTACTACCTTGAACGTCTGGCCGAGGGTATTGGCGAGAACGACACCGTACTGAAAGTCGCCGAAGAAAGCCTCGCTTCCCTTGGTTTCCCGGTTGGCGCCGAGCCGACCTGGAGCGAAGCCGACACCGAGGCCGACATTCCGGTCATGGAGACATCGGAAGAAGAGACTGTCCAGGCAGCGCCGGAAACCGACAAAGGGTCCGACGACGAACTTCTGGATGACGAAATTCTCTCGATCTTCGTCGAGGAAGCCGAGGAAGTCCTCGAGACGATCCACGAGTTCTACCCGCAACTGCGCCAGAACCACGAGGACCGCGAGGCTCTGACCGAAGTACGTCGCGCTTTCCACACACTCAAGGGCAGTGGCCGGATGGTCGGTGCCACCAGCCTGGGTGAGCTGGCGTGGTCGGTGGAAAACCTGCTGAACCGGGTCATCGATCAGACCATCAAGCCCAACGATGATCTGTTTTCGCTGATTGATGAGGTCAACACCCGCATCCCGTCACTGATCCGCGAATTCCGGGAAGGTCAGGCCAGTGGCGATGTCAGTGAGCTGATTGAGCGTGCCGAGGCCATGGCCACCACCCGTCGCACCGACGCTGGCAACGACACCGAGGCGACCGCCGAGCATCCGGGAGAGGCAGAAGCCCAAGCAGAGGCACCGGCAGACGCCGAAGCCACCGCCTCCGAGACACCGGCGCCTGCGGCACAGGAAGAGCACCCGGTCGAGTTCAGCCAGGACGACGACCTGATCGACGACGAAATCCTCGAAATTTTCATTGAGGAAGCCGGAGAAGTTCTCGAAACCATCCGGGAATACCTCCCTATGCTGCTGCGCCAGCATGATGACCGCAGTGCCCTTTCCGAAGTACGCCGGGCCTTCCACACGCTCAAGGGCAGTGGCCGGATGGTGGGCGCACTGATCGTCGGGGAACTGGCATGGTCGGTGGAGAATATGCTGAACCGGGTCATTGACGGCAGCATCTTCATGAACGACGACATCGCTGGCCTGCTGGATGAAGTGACCGGTGCTTTGCCGGCGCTGGTGGAGGACTTCGAGAAACGTCGTGGCCAGAGTCTGGACACCGCTGGCCTGGAAGCCCGGGCCAACGCACTGGCCAACGGAGAAATCCCCAACGCCAGCAGCATGCCGGCGGCCGAAAGTGACGCTAACGCCTCGCCCGCGTCTACCGACCGTGACGACAGCGGCTCAGTGGATAATGAGGACGGTGGCGTCGATCCGGTTCTTCTCGATATCTTTGAGAGTGAAACCGAGACCCACCTGCAAACCCTCAAAGACTATCTCGTGGCGGCCGGTGACAAGACGTCGATTTCCTACACCGACGACCTGTCCCGCGCCCTGCACACCCTGAAGGGCAGCGCCCACACTGCCGGGATTGCGCCCATCGCAGCGGTGATTACCCCGCTTGAGCGCTTCGTCAAAGAATCCCGGGCCCAGAACAAGCGCGCCGATCGGGAAATTCTGTCCTGCATTGAAGATGCCTGCGACTTCCTGACCCAGGGCCTGGCCCAGATCCGGAAAAACCCCCAGGCGTCCCTGCCAGGCACCGAGGCTTTCCTTGAGAAGCTCGACCGCATCTCCCAGGAGACCCTGCGCAGTCACCATGACGCCAGTGGCGACGAGCAGCCCGCCCGGGAAGCGCCGCCGCAACTGGTTCAGCTGTTCCTGAACGAAGGTCTGGATATCGTCCTGGACGCCGACCAGATCCTTGATCAATGGGCCAGCAATCCGGAAGAGACCGAGTCTCTCAACAAGCTCCGCGCCGAACTGGCGCAGCTCACCGAGGGCGCGGCGGACGCCGGCCTGTCCGATGTATCGTCGCTCTCTGGTGCGCTGAAAGACGCCTACAGTGCAGTTGCCGCCAGCGATTCCGCGCCGGACCAGCACTTTTTCGACACCGTACGTGACGCCCACGAGCAACTGATCAACATGATGGATCAGGTTGCCGCCGGGTTGGCGACCGAATCCAGCGAAGACATTCTGGATCGCCTCGATGCGCTGAGCGAAGCGCCCACCGAACCCGCGGAACCGGACGCGTTCGACCAGGAATTCACCGAAGACCTGGAAGCCATCGATCTCAGCTTTGACATGGACGAGATGGAGACCGCGGCGCCCGACGCGAAAGGCGAAGACGAGACGCCCGAGCTCCCGCCGTTGGCGGACACCGGTGAATCCGACGATGAGATGGATCAGGAACTCGCCGAAATCTTCCTGGAGGAAGCCCGCGACCTGATCGACAGCACGGCCGATGCGCTGCAGAACTGGAGTGAAAGCACCCACAACCTGGACATTC
Proteins encoded in this window:
- a CDS encoding protein-glutamate O-methyltransferase CheR translates to MAHMHNNLSPAEGIWSLRRLPDMDEAQFNQWQTLLEHRTGITLSAERRSFLETNLGIRMREIGCSSYQAYYEQIVSGPDAIREWSTLVDRLTVQETRFFRDPDAFRLVADYVLTRPREQLRKRPLEAWSVGCSSGEEPYTLAMVLNECMSQLDLQPLFGITGSDISKPAIEKAHNGQFNPRKLMGMDEELKSRYFRPAERNTVEIVNSIRDRVCFTRLNVLDLDKAPMHGMNIIFCQNLLIYFRRWRRREIVKRLAERLAPGGLLVLGQGELTDWQPPGLQRVPSEHVLAWIKRQTDEE
- a CDS encoding Hpt domain-containing protein, which encodes MGNHHDSIALDWVRGEIQDTLTQGQHALEAYVDNRDDTARLRFCLNYLHQVHGTLQMVELYGAALLTEEMEKLTQAVLNDTVANVDEAVEVLMQAILQLPQYLEHLASSQDDFPMVLLPLLNDLRAARGEALLSDTSLFKPDLSRSRMQVSGKTSQRLQDPKVLGHIRKLRQMYQFALAGVVREEDLDAHFDYMQKVILRLTRLCQKTPRGELWKAASAFVETLQAHVNPVNAAVKSLLRELDSEIRRLTDEHADILQQPAPEALFKHLLYYVARARDLDTPQVSALRNEYQLEQALPSEDDVDAARTRVSGPGREAIHSVVSALNEELAKLKDQLDLFVRAELRQNGELEELLPGLRQVANTLAVLGLGIPRKVVTEQIELVEKLSSQSDLVDDGTMMDIAGALLYVEASLAGLDSDGQREPEAESDGPVNLGSRELGEASGALLRESRNTLEQVKTAIVNFIASQWDTREIEHVPGLLHSIRGGLGLIPLDRVADMLASAERYITDVLLGGKQVPDWKQLDTLADAVTSIEYYLERLAEGIGENDTVLKVAEESLASLGFPVGAEPTWSEADTEADIPVMETSEEETVQAAPETDKGSDDELLDDEILSIFVEEAEEVLETIHEFYPQLRQNHEDREALTEVRRAFHTLKGSGRMVGATSLGELAWSVENLLNRVIDQTIKPNDDLFSLIDEVNTRIPSLIREFREGQASGDVSELIERAEAMATTRRTDAGNDTEATAEHPGEAEAQAEAPADAEATASETPAPAAQEEHPVEFSQDDDLIDDEILEIFIEEAGEVLETIREYLPMLLRQHDDRSALSEVRRAFHTLKGSGRMVGALIVGELAWSVENMLNRVIDGSIFMNDDIAGLLDEVTGALPALVEDFEKRRGQSLDTAGLEARANALANGEIPNASSMPAAESDANASPASTDRDDSGSVDNEDGGVDPVLLDIFESETETHLQTLKDYLVAAGDKTSISYTDDLSRALHTLKGSAHTAGIAPIAAVITPLERFVKESRAQNKRADREILSCIEDACDFLTQGLAQIRKNPQASLPGTEAFLEKLDRISQETLRSHHDASGDEQPAREAPPQLVQLFLNEGLDIVLDADQILDQWASNPEETESLNKLRAELAQLTEGAADAGLSDVSSLSGALKDAYSAVAASDSAPDQHFFDTVRDAHEQLINMMDQVAAGLATESSEDILDRLDALSEAPTEPAEPDAFDQEFTEDLEAIDLSFDMDEMETAAPDAKGEDETPELPPLADTGESDDEMDQELAEIFLEEARDLIDSTADALQNWSESTHNLDILRLLQRDLHTLKGGARLADIPSIGDLSHELETLFEGLTEQRLSISDELSDLLFRSHDRLAGMVEALEAQEPPRPAPDLIGEIQAYIDGATGTRPVTDVSPSGEADEPEDDTLPVPELDEQAEAEPEQTEDESEQDTVADLSHLDPELVGIFLEEAYDLINSTGSALHSWSEDPSDRAVAAELQRDVHTLKGGARMAGVEAIGDLTHVLEDLFEKVAEGQLDASDDMNDLLFACHDRLAQMVEQVATQKPCPSANELVAQVKAILRGEPLEAKPVQDAPDAAGIDEDMVEADQPETQPSIEGAPGLAETLAGASDDDLIGIFLDEGLEIYAAISECLAQWRDEPDELTGVTQLQQELHTLKGGARLSDVDPIADLAEAWSDALDPLIAGSTNQKALLALSDKALSSLKAMLTSLEEGNKPDADKELVDALNTAHQAAAAETQAPQPEPAQASEEVDPEVLEIFLEEAGEIMDQLEQLLDDWRKEPANHAFNQEAQRALHTLKGGARLSQLTQLGDQAHAFETRLIDLGGNAPDQSQWQTITEDHDATIAMVAEIRKRHESGDTAPEPASAPEPEPEATPEAKAPEPKKPESPAPAAEAPAAPEPKPAKPPAKASTKVRNKAKESQRAAQETIRVSAPLLDELVNLAGETSITRGRLETQTSDFGHTLDEMAATIERLREQLRRMEIETEAQILFSAEKEHGPDYGDDFDPLEMDRYSSIQQLSRALTESSSDLADLRETLSDRVRDTETLLVQQSRINTELQEGLMKTRMIPFSSMVPRLRRIVRQISGELGKKVDFDVRNAEGEMDRNILERMIAPLEHMLRNALDHGIEAPADRKTSGKPETGEVVLSLTREGGDVVLRMMDDGKGIPSNVIRDKAIRQGMMREDEDLSEREILQFILQPGFSTAQQVTQISGRGVGMDVVASEIKQLGGSLDIDSALGRGTTFTVRLPFTVSVNRALMVSTGEDFYAIPLNTIEGIVRVSTYELEEYYKPDAPMYEYAGQEYRLQYLGSLLNSDHQPKLQGQILPLPVILVRGAEQPMALQVDNLMGSREIVVKSLGPQFSSVRGVSGATILGDGNVVVILDLPAMIRSDILSERQRLASLEKAREAARYEEQVTTVMVVDDSVTVRKVTSRLLERNGMEVILAKDGLDAVAQLQDHKPDVILLDIEMPRMDGFEVASFVRHDDNLSETPICMITSRTGEKHRERAMAIGVNEYLGKPFQETELLETIERLTGNR